A portion of the Halobacillus ihumii genome contains these proteins:
- a CDS encoding tetraprenyl-beta-curcumene synthase family protein, which produces MTRVYKDIFPRVHVELNQWISKAKDIPNLELRNQALASIESKTFHCEGGGIYALLARDSWKESIRFIVAYQTISDYLDNLCDRSTSMDPKDFRMLHQAMIDALTPKNEIKDYYYYREEKDDGGYLVDLVKTCQSVLREAKDYPGVYEHTLKLGGLYSDLQVHKHVIEEERIPRLKNWFKNHQKHWPNLEWFEFSACTGSTLGIFCLISYTLSGKMTDDLAKQIEKSYFPFMQGLHILLDYYIDQQEDEEEGDLNFCSYYDHEEQMKQRFVFFVKQTNQEVQKLPDAAFHQMIHEGLVGMYLADRKVSNIQHAKGFVKELLKVSGAKATFFYFNTKMYHKIKPGKPL; this is translated from the coding sequence ATGACCAGAGTGTACAAGGATATTTTTCCGAGAGTACACGTTGAACTTAATCAATGGATTAGTAAAGCAAAAGATATACCAAATTTGGAATTAAGAAATCAAGCATTAGCAAGTATTGAGTCGAAAACTTTCCACTGTGAAGGAGGAGGAATATACGCTCTGTTAGCTAGGGACAGTTGGAAAGAATCGATTCGATTTATCGTGGCTTATCAAACAATCAGCGACTATCTCGATAATTTATGTGATCGAAGTACTTCGATGGATCCGAAAGATTTCAGAATGCTGCATCAGGCAATGATTGATGCGCTTACGCCAAAGAATGAAATAAAGGATTATTATTATTATCGTGAAGAGAAAGATGATGGCGGGTATTTAGTAGATCTCGTTAAGACTTGTCAGTCAGTGCTGCGGGAAGCGAAAGATTACCCAGGGGTCTATGAACATACCTTGAAGCTTGGGGGATTATATAGCGATCTTCAAGTACATAAGCATGTGATTGAAGAAGAACGTATTCCAAGGTTGAAGAATTGGTTCAAAAACCATCAAAAACACTGGCCGAATCTAGAATGGTTTGAGTTCTCTGCCTGTACAGGTTCTACATTAGGGATATTCTGCTTAATTTCATATACACTGAGCGGAAAGATGACTGATGATCTGGCTAAACAGATTGAGAAAAGCTACTTCCCATTTATGCAGGGCCTTCATATTCTGCTTGATTATTATATTGATCAACAGGAAGATGAAGAAGAAGGCGACTTGAATTTCTGTTCTTATTATGATCATGAAGAGCAAATGAAACAAAGGTTTGTTTTTTTCGTAAAGCAAACAAACCAGGAAGTTCAGAAACTCCCTGATGCTGCTTTTCACCAAATGATTCATGAAGGACTCGTAGGGATGTACCTTGCTGATCGGAAGGTGAGTAACATTCAACATGCGAAGGGATTTGTGAAGGAGTTATTAAAAGTAAGTGGAGCCAAGGCAACTTTCTTTTATTTTAATACAAAAATGTATCACAAAATAAAGCCTGGTAAGCCATTATAG